The proteins below come from a single Falco rusticolus isolate bFalRus1 chromosome 8, bFalRus1.pri, whole genome shotgun sequence genomic window:
- the NFE2L2 gene encoding nuclear factor erythroid 2-related factor 2 isoform X2, translating into MNLIDILWRQDIDLGVRREVFDFSQRQKEYELEKQKKLEKERQEQLQKEQEKALLAQLELDEETGEFVPVQPAQRIHSENTEPPIDFSQSTQTSKPEAETLSFDDCMQLLAEAFPFIDDDEASSAAFQSLVPAQIDRNPVFISSDHAQPPESPGLVSLTDAENMQNIEQVWEELLSLPELQCLNIENDNLAEVSTITSPETKPTEMHNRYNYCSSLPIMRKDVNCSPDFLDSMEDPFSSILPPEDTSQLSVNSLKDTSPSNSDFCEDFYATFIDTKANGDTATTNTISQSLAEILSEPIDLSDFSLCKAFNGNHSGTVPECNDSDSGISLNASSSVASPEHSVESSAYGDKAFGCSDSEMEDMDSAPGNVPQSHASAYSLQLQDQVFSSMGPSARTPSLQCTNAPKEEPPAGPGHPKAPFTKDKPSGHLEAHLTRDEQRAKALQIPFPVEKIINLPVDDFNEMMSKEQFNEAQLALIRDIRRRGKNKVAAQNCRKRKLENIVELEQDLSNLKDEKEKLLKEKGEHDKSLRQMKKQLTTLYLEVFSMLRDEDGKSYSPSEYSLQQTRDGNVFLVSKSTKSETKL; encoded by the exons ATGAACTTGATTGACATCCTTTGGAGACAAGATATAGACCTTGGGGTGAGGCGTGAAGTTTTTGATTTTAGTCAACGACAGAAGGAGTATGAActtgagaaacagaagaaacttgaaaaggaaagacaagagCAGCTCcaaaaagagcaggagaaagccTTGCTGGCTCAGCTGGAGTTAGACGAAGAAACAGGTGAATTTGTTCCTGTTCAGCCAGCTCAGCGCATTCACTCAGAAAATACTGAGCCACCCATTGATTTTTCTCAG AGCACGCAGacttcaaaaccagaagcagagACCTTGTCCTTTGATGACTGCATGCAGCTCTTGGCAGAAGCATTCCCATTTATAGATGACGATGAG gcttcttcagctgcatttcagtcACTGGTTCCTGCTCAGATTGATAGGAACCCAGTCTTCATTTCATCTGATCACGCTCAGCCACCGGAATCGCCTGGTTTAGTTTCACTTACTGATGCGGAGAATATGCAGAATATAGAGCAAGTTTGGGAAGAACTATTGTCCCTTCCAGAGTTACAG TGTCTTAACATTGAAAACGATAACCTGGCCGAGGTAAGCACAATCACAAGCCCTGAAACCAAGCCAACAGAGATGCACAACAGATACAATTACTGCAGCTCATTACCCATCATGAGAAAAGATGTTAACTGCAGTCCGGATTTCCTCGATAGCATGGAGGATCccttttccagcattttgccaCCAGAAGACACCAGCCAGCTGAGTGTGAACTCTTTAAAAGACACATCCCCTTCAAACTCTGATTTCTGTGAGGATTTCTACGCCACCTTTATTGACACAAAGGCGAACGGTGACACAGCAACAACAAACACTATCAGTCAATCACTTGCAGAAATTCTAAGTGAACCTATTGATCTTTCTGATTTCTCACTGTGTAAAGCTTTTAATGGCAACCACTCAGGAACTGTACCAGAATGTAATGATTCTGACTCTGGTATTTCATTGAATGCGAGTTCCAGCGTAGCATCACCTGAACACTCTGTTGAATCATCTGCCTACGGAGATAAGGCTTTTGGTTGTAGCGATTCTGAAATGGAAGACATGGATAGTGCTCCTGGAAATGTGCCGCAGAGCCATGCCAGCGCGTACTCCTTGCAGCTCCAGGACCAAGTGTTTTCTTCCATGGGGCCGAGCGCTCGGACACCTAGTTTGCAGTGTACAAATGCACCAAAGGAGGAACCCCCTGCTGGTCCTGGCCACCCCAAAGCTCCGTTCACAAAAGATAAACCTTCAGGCCACCTTGAAGCTCATCTCACAAGAGATGAGCAAAGAGCAAAAGCTCTGCAGATCCCTTTTCCTGTTGAAAAAATCATCAATCTCCCTGTTGATGACTTTAATGAAATGATGTCTAAGGAGCAGTTCAATGAAGCCCAGCTTGCGCTTATTCGAGATATTCGCAGGAGAGGCAAGAACAAAGTGGCTGCTCAAAATTGCCgtaaaagaaaactggaaaatatagTGGAACTGGAGCAAGACTTGAGTAACttaaaagatgagaaagagaaaCTGCTTAAGGAGAAAGGGGAGCATGACAAAAGTCTTCGTCAAATGAAAAAGCAACTGACTACCTTATACCTTGAGGTCTTCAGCATGCTACGTGATGAAGATGGAAAGTCTTACTCTCCTAGTGAATATTCACTGCAGCAAACTAGAGATGGCAATGTCTTCCTTGTTTCTAAAAGCACCAAGTCAGAGACTAAACTTTga
- the NFE2L2 gene encoding nuclear factor erythroid 2-related factor 2 isoform X1, whose translation MEIELPPTAQDMNLIDILWRQDIDLGVRREVFDFSQRQKEYELEKQKKLEKERQEQLQKEQEKALLAQLELDEETGEFVPVQPAQRIHSENTEPPIDFSQSTQTSKPEAETLSFDDCMQLLAEAFPFIDDDEASSAAFQSLVPAQIDRNPVFISSDHAQPPESPGLVSLTDAENMQNIEQVWEELLSLPELQCLNIENDNLAEVSTITSPETKPTEMHNRYNYCSSLPIMRKDVNCSPDFLDSMEDPFSSILPPEDTSQLSVNSLKDTSPSNSDFCEDFYATFIDTKANGDTATTNTISQSLAEILSEPIDLSDFSLCKAFNGNHSGTVPECNDSDSGISLNASSSVASPEHSVESSAYGDKAFGCSDSEMEDMDSAPGNVPQSHASAYSLQLQDQVFSSMGPSARTPSLQCTNAPKEEPPAGPGHPKAPFTKDKPSGHLEAHLTRDEQRAKALQIPFPVEKIINLPVDDFNEMMSKEQFNEAQLALIRDIRRRGKNKVAAQNCRKRKLENIVELEQDLSNLKDEKEKLLKEKGEHDKSLRQMKKQLTTLYLEVFSMLRDEDGKSYSPSEYSLQQTRDGNVFLVSKSTKSETKL comes from the exons GACATGAACTTGATTGACATCCTTTGGAGACAAGATATAGACCTTGGGGTGAGGCGTGAAGTTTTTGATTTTAGTCAACGACAGAAGGAGTATGAActtgagaaacagaagaaacttgaaaaggaaagacaagagCAGCTCcaaaaagagcaggagaaagccTTGCTGGCTCAGCTGGAGTTAGACGAAGAAACAGGTGAATTTGTTCCTGTTCAGCCAGCTCAGCGCATTCACTCAGAAAATACTGAGCCACCCATTGATTTTTCTCAG AGCACGCAGacttcaaaaccagaagcagagACCTTGTCCTTTGATGACTGCATGCAGCTCTTGGCAGAAGCATTCCCATTTATAGATGACGATGAG gcttcttcagctgcatttcagtcACTGGTTCCTGCTCAGATTGATAGGAACCCAGTCTTCATTTCATCTGATCACGCTCAGCCACCGGAATCGCCTGGTTTAGTTTCACTTACTGATGCGGAGAATATGCAGAATATAGAGCAAGTTTGGGAAGAACTATTGTCCCTTCCAGAGTTACAG TGTCTTAACATTGAAAACGATAACCTGGCCGAGGTAAGCACAATCACAAGCCCTGAAACCAAGCCAACAGAGATGCACAACAGATACAATTACTGCAGCTCATTACCCATCATGAGAAAAGATGTTAACTGCAGTCCGGATTTCCTCGATAGCATGGAGGATCccttttccagcattttgccaCCAGAAGACACCAGCCAGCTGAGTGTGAACTCTTTAAAAGACACATCCCCTTCAAACTCTGATTTCTGTGAGGATTTCTACGCCACCTTTATTGACACAAAGGCGAACGGTGACACAGCAACAACAAACACTATCAGTCAATCACTTGCAGAAATTCTAAGTGAACCTATTGATCTTTCTGATTTCTCACTGTGTAAAGCTTTTAATGGCAACCACTCAGGAACTGTACCAGAATGTAATGATTCTGACTCTGGTATTTCATTGAATGCGAGTTCCAGCGTAGCATCACCTGAACACTCTGTTGAATCATCTGCCTACGGAGATAAGGCTTTTGGTTGTAGCGATTCTGAAATGGAAGACATGGATAGTGCTCCTGGAAATGTGCCGCAGAGCCATGCCAGCGCGTACTCCTTGCAGCTCCAGGACCAAGTGTTTTCTTCCATGGGGCCGAGCGCTCGGACACCTAGTTTGCAGTGTACAAATGCACCAAAGGAGGAACCCCCTGCTGGTCCTGGCCACCCCAAAGCTCCGTTCACAAAAGATAAACCTTCAGGCCACCTTGAAGCTCATCTCACAAGAGATGAGCAAAGAGCAAAAGCTCTGCAGATCCCTTTTCCTGTTGAAAAAATCATCAATCTCCCTGTTGATGACTTTAATGAAATGATGTCTAAGGAGCAGTTCAATGAAGCCCAGCTTGCGCTTATTCGAGATATTCGCAGGAGAGGCAAGAACAAAGTGGCTGCTCAAAATTGCCgtaaaagaaaactggaaaatatagTGGAACTGGAGCAAGACTTGAGTAACttaaaagatgagaaagagaaaCTGCTTAAGGAGAAAGGGGAGCATGACAAAAGTCTTCGTCAAATGAAAAAGCAACTGACTACCTTATACCTTGAGGTCTTCAGCATGCTACGTGATGAAGATGGAAAGTCTTACTCTCCTAGTGAATATTCACTGCAGCAAACTAGAGATGGCAATGTCTTCCTTGTTTCTAAAAGCACCAAGTCAGAGACTAAACTTTga